One window of the Primulina eburnea isolate SZY01 chromosome 18, ASM2296580v1, whole genome shotgun sequence genome contains the following:
- the LOC140819461 gene encoding isochorismate synthase, chloroplastic-like: MASSASNSFIARYMDIEPANHSSSSPTTAAKQAIRFANHKYQEFGLLSMNGCGGDHPITPIATIETRTYPEAVTPAMATHCLNSAIFDLKSNPPPFDSGIIRLQVPIQQQIGALDWLRSQTQTLLPRCFFSGRDSSSVPQIDHPSNGNGHAEQNHEQKLISVAGLGSAVFFHNLDPFSLDHWRSIKRFLSKKSPLIRAYGAIRFDARSNISYEWKAFGSFYFMVPQVEFDEFEGNSMIAATIAWDNDLSRTCREAIVALEATMCQVSSTVQRLNGDTPLTVVLHQTHVPNKTYWDSAVKRALDKINGKSSSLVKVVLARSSRILTTSEIDPLMWLTCLQVEGDNAYQFYLQPPESPAFIGNTPEQLFYRHRLSICSEALAATRARGRSESLDLQAGLDLLSSPKDHREFAVVRECIRRKLETVCSSTIIEPKKALRKLRRVQHLYARLTGTLRKEDDEFQILSSLHPTPAVCGHPMEEARVLISETEMFDRGMYAGPVGWFGGSESEFAVGIRSALVGKGVGALLYAGTGIVDGSNSTLEWQELDLKTSQFTKLMNFEAPLIAAIREKIEL, encoded by the exons ATGGCTTCGAGTGCTTCCAACTCTTTCATCGCTCGTTACATGGATATCGAGCCCGCGAACCATTCATCGTCGTCTCCGACTACAGCCGCAAAACAAGCGATTCGATTCGCCAATCAT AAATATCAAGAGTTTGGCTTATTGTCTATGAACGGGTGTGGGGGAGATCATCCTATAACTCCCATTGCTACTATCGAAACTCGAACATATCCGGAGGCCGTGACACCGGCGATGGCCACCCACTGCCTCAACTCCGCCATATTCGACCTGAAATCGAACCCTCCTCCCTTTGATTCCGGAATTATCCGCCTCCAG GTGCCAATCCAGCAGCAAATTGGGGCGCTTGATTGGCTTCGATCCCAGACGCAAACCCTTCTTCCCCGCTGTTTTTTCTCCGGTCGTGATTCCAGCAGCGTCCCACAAATAGATCACCCGTCCAATGGAAATGGCCATGCTGAGCAAAATCATGAACAAAAGCTGATCAGTGTTGCTGGGTTGGGTTCTGCGGTGTTCTTCCACAATCTGGATCCATTCTCTTTGGATCATTGGCGTTCCATTAAAAG GTTCTTATCCAAAAAATCTCCACTAATTCGTGCTTATGGTGCAATTCGATTTGACGCAAGATCTAATATATCCTATGAGTGGAAGGCTTTTGGTTCTTTTTATTTCATGGTCCCTCAG GTTGAGTTTGATGAGTTTGAAGGAAATTCAATGATTGCGGCAACTATTGCATGGGACAATGACTTGTCAAGGACATGTAGAGAAGCGATTGTCGCACTTGAGGCAACCATGTGTCAG GTTTCCTCCACTGTCCAGAGATTAAATGGTGATACTCCTCTTACTGTTGTACTCCACCAGACTCATGTTCCTAACAAAACATATTGGGATTCAGCTGTTAAGCGAGCGTTGGACAAGATAAATGGGAAAAGTTCATCACTAGTTAAG GTTGTTCTTGCACGTAGCAGCAGAATACTGACTACATCAGAAATTGACCCCTTAATGTGGTTGACTTGCTTACAG GTTGAAGGAGATAATGCGTATCAGTTTTATCTGCAGCCTCCTGAGTCACCTGCTTTCATTGGAAACACT CCAGAGCAACTATTTTATCGACACCGGCTTAGCATTTGCAGTGAGGCTTTGGCTGCAACGCGAGCTAGAGGTAGATCAGAGTCCCTAGATTTACAAGCAGGACTTGATTTACTTTCCAG CCCGAAAGACCATCGTGAATTTGCAGTGGTGCGAGAGTGTATAAGAAGAAAACTAGAG ACTGTATGTTCCAGCACCATAATAGAACCAAAAAAAGCTTTACGGAAGCTTCGACGAGTTCAGCATCTTTATGCTCGATTGACTGGCACACTACGGAAAGAAGATGATGAA TTTCAGATTTTGTCTTCTCTTCACCCAACGCCTGCTGTTTGTGGGCATCCTATGGAAGAGGCACGAGTTTTAATATCAGAAACTG AAATGTTTGATCGAGGGATGTACGCAGGCCCTGTTGGATGGTTTGGGGGTTCAGAGAGTGAGTTTGCTGTGGGTATAAGGTCTGCCTTAGTTGGCAAG GGTGTTGGTGCATTACTGTATGCTGGAACTGGGATAGTAGATGGAAGCAATTCGACCCTGGAATGGCAGGAACTGGACCTGAAGACCTCACAG TTCACCAAATTGATGAATTTTGAGGCTCCTCTTATAGCAGCAATAAGGGAGAAAATAGAGCTGTAA
- the LOC140820098 gene encoding nuclear ribonuclease Z, with product MESAERNASESADLQKPSDGKLKLKRKKKEDEELLIEGYAIDGLSIAGHETCVIFPSLSLAFDIGKCPQRAISQKFLFISHGHMDHIGGLPMYVATRGLYRMAPPTIFVPKVIKENVEKIFEAHRAMDQSELNHTLIGVDVGEEFYLRRDLKVKAFRTYHVIPSQGYIVYSVRQKLKLEFVGLPGEEIKKLKQSGVEITDTYTSPEIAFTGDTMSDFIIDPDNIDVLRAKILVVESTFVEDSTTVEGAREYGHTHLSEIIKHADQFQNKAILLIHFSARYQLNVIEEAIASLPPPLAGRVFALTKGF from the exons ATGGAGTCTGCTGAAAGAAATGCTTCGGAATCGGCAGATTTGCAGAAGCCCAGTGATGGAAAGCTGAAATTGAAGCGGAAGAAAAAGGAAGATGAAGAGTTGCTGATAGAGGGATACGCCATTGATGGATTATCAATTGCAGGGCACGAGACTTGCGTGATTTTCCCCAGTCTCAGCTTGGCGTTTGACATTGGCAAGTGCCCGCAGCGCGCCATTTCCCAGAAGTTCCTCTTCATCTCCCATGGGCACATGGATCACATA GGAGGACTGCCAATGTATGTTGCGACTCGTGGCTTATACCGAATGGCTCCCCCAACTATTTTTGTGCCAAAAGTTATTAAGGAGAATGTGGAAAAGATTTTTGAAGCTCACAGGGCTATGGACCAGTCTGAGCTTAATCATACTCTAATTGGTGTGGATGTGG GGGAAGAGTTTTATTTAAGACGAGACCTTAAAGTGAAAGCATTTAGGACTTATCACGTCATTCCAAGCCAG GGCTATATAGTTTATTCTGTGAGACAGAAACTTAAGTTGGAATTTGTTGGGCTTCCAGGAGAGGAGATAAAGAAACTGAAGCAATCAGGTGTGGAG ATTACAGATACATATACATCACCCGAGATCGCATTCACTGGAGACACTATGTCAGACTTCATCATTGATCCTGACAATATTGATGTTTTGCGGGCAAAGATTCTTGTTGTGGAG AGCACCTTTGTTGAGGATTCTACCACAGTGGAGGGTGCAAGAGAATATGGACACACTCATTTATCTGAG ATAATCAAGCACGCAGATCAATTCCAGAACAAAGCCATTCTCTTAATCCACTTTTCAGCTCGCTATCAATTGAAC GTCATCGAAGAAGCTATCGCTTCATTGCCGCCCCCTTTGGCAGGACGAGTTTTCGCCTTAACAAAAGGTTTCTGA
- the LOC140820004 gene encoding zinc finger protein ZAT2-like: MDNRISDFHPPTTMFSLSPLRKVPTGLAKQNPRNKRSKIMAGGAASRVSKSIRKPDPAAPKITRPCTECGKRFWSWKALFGHMRCHPEREWRGINPPPYFRRHHDSEDSSAVTEEDHEVASCLLLLANGDDDHESRSTACTVNQGTSPQQHFDFYYYYNLDNNTNNNNNNNNDRGFECSSCKKVFVSHQALGGHRASHKNVKGCYAIAMNNVDDQEHSIEGDSTHDTNQMIAGHKCGICMRVFSSGQALGGHKRCHWEKAAAEEESGGFDLNFPAVDGEDQEYASSYSSIDSAGFRHPYLDLSLRL; encoded by the coding sequence ATGGATAACCGTATCTCCGATTTCCATCCACCGACGACGATGTTTTCTTTGTCTCCTCTACGAAAAGTACCCACTGGTCTCGCCAAACAAAACCCTAGAAATAAACGGTCCAAGATTATGGCCGGCGGAGCAGCTTCCAGAGTCTCCAAGTCCATAAGAAAGCCCGACCCCGCAGCCCCGAAGATCACGAGGCCATGCACTGAGTGCGGTAAGAGGTTTTGGTCGTGGAAGGCCCTTTTCGGGCACATGCGCTGCCATCCGGAAAGAGAGTGGAGGGGGATCAACCCACCGCCATACTTCCGCCGCCATCATGACAGTGAAGATTCCTCCGCAGTGACTGAGGAGGATCATGAGGTGGCCTCGTGTCTTCTGCTTCTGGCTAACGGAGATGATGATCACGAGTCTCGTTCTACTGCTTGCACTGTTAACCAAGGGACGTCGCCGCAGCAGCATTtcgatttttattattattacaatttGGACAATAATactaataacaacaacaacaacaataatgaTCGAGGGTTCGAGTGTTCTAGTTGCAAGAAGGTGTTTGTCTCTCACCAGGCTTTGGGGGGGCATAGAGCAAGCCACAAGAACGTGAAGGGATGCTACGCGATCGCGATGAATAATGTCGATGATCAGGAACACAGCATAGAAGGTGACAGCACTCATGATACTAATCAGATGATTGCAGGGCACAAATGCGGCATCTGTATGCGGGTCTTCTCGAGTGGCCAAGCCTTGGGTGGACACAAGAGATGTCATTGGGAGAAGGCCGCCGCTGAGGAGGAGTCCGGAGGTTTTGATTTGAATTTTCCAGCTGTGGATGGTGAAGATCAAGAATATGCTTCATCCTACTCTTCTATAGATTCGGCCGGCTTTCGTCATCCGTATTTGGATTTAAGTTTACGACTTTAA
- the LOC140819729 gene encoding uncharacterized protein has product MSLLELITKASSASTTMSEQELSYPIILNPDPIILSLKPESEDPKSKRPIKKMTGWEISQTDKELIESGEKFCKQLRRKLKNANHHGKDEFLELVTSYLMKIGEKFGISIKLDQLEEGYACRLIEKLGRSMGRDVRSLILEACVVFEVWGVLESLVTNGLVEHSCTSNLVNNLIEKRKSNLIDLCVKHLSGIQAYELMCILKYFLLLPDDGYESLVSVRKDWESQALLAIEKASGNGVSGKQKSLAKDASLLVMLAHDGFSVAELCLHSLFSSRNLDEVIFSACIGKLNGEELKALIRYLGKWLRKYDRFPQVVPCPKASSALGLKVCDWIPTLENIIKGLSLVVDEHFSSLALQSEFREELRSFEGVVNSLASEARLCGTLAILTERL; this is encoded by the coding sequence ATGTCTTTGTTGGAGTTAATTACAAAAGCTTCGTCGGCTAGCACTACAATGTCGGAGCAAGAGTTAAGCTATCCAATTATTCTTAATCCGGACCCTATTATTCTCAGCTTAAAGCCAGAATCTGAGGACCCGAAATCTAAACGCCCTATAAAAAAGATGACGGGTTGGGAAATTTCTCAGACAGATAAGGAACTTATCGAATCAGGGGAAAAATTCTGTAAGCAACTGAGAAGGAAGTTGAAGAATGCGAACCATCATGGTAAAGATGAGTTCTTGGAGCTCGTCACTtcttatttaatgaaaattggGGAGAAATTTGGGATTTCGATTaaactggatcagttggaggaAGGGTATGCCTGTAGGTTGATCGAGAAATTGGGGCGATCAATGGGTAGAGATGTGAGGAGTTTGATTCTGGAGgcttgtgttgttttcgaggTTTGGGGTGTTTTGGAGAGTTTGGTAACTAATGGCCTTGTGGAACATTCTTGTACTTCAAATTTGGTTAATAATTTGATTGAAAAACGAAAGTCGAATTTGATTGATTTGTGTGTGAAGCATTTATCAGGTATACAGGCTTATGAGTTGATGTGTATTTTGAAGTATTTTTTGCTGCTGCCTGATGACGGGTACGAGAGTTTGGTCTCAGTGAGGAAGGATTGGGAGAGTCAGGCACTGCTAGCAATTGAGAAAGCAAGTGGTAATGGAGTTAGTGGCAAACAGAAGAGCTTGGCGAAGGATGCTTCGCTTCTGGTCATGCTGGCACATGATGGATTTTCGGTTGCAGAATTGTGCTTGCATAGTTTATTTTCGTCTCGGAATTTGGATGAGGTAATCTTTTCAGCTTGTATTGGCAAGTTGAATGGTGAGGAGTTGAAGGCTTTGATTCGATACTTGGGGAAATGGCTTAGGAAATATGACAGATTTCCTCAAGTGGTCCCTTGTCCGAAGGCATCGTCAGCATTGGGCTTAAAGGTTTGTGATTGGATCCCGACGTTGGAAAATATCATAAAAGGTCTTAGCTTGGTTGTGGATGAGCATTTTTCTTCACTGGCTTTGCAATCCGAGTTTCGTGAGGAGTTGAGATCTTTTGAGGGAGTTGTTAATTCATTAGCTTCTGAAGCAAGGCTTTGTGGTACTTTGGCAATTttaactgaaagattatga